In the Rhea pennata isolate bPtePen1 chromosome 4, bPtePen1.pri, whole genome shotgun sequence genome, TAGACTTTAAGCCAGCCTCAATTTTTATAGGCTTACGCACGGCACTGGGACCAATCTCGGTTTTGGGTTGCTGATATGCTTGTTGCTCCTGTTTTTGTAAGAGATGCCACCTTAGAGCagcatgcttttgaaaatccttaTGGGTTTGGGACTGAAAATGACAGCCTCTCTGGTCCTGTGAGTGTAGGGGAGTTTGCTGGCTGTGTGGTAAGTACCGCTGAGGAATCTGTGTAGCTTGTTGGCTAGGGATATCTTGATTCAGGCTACTGCTATAGCCTTGTGTTTGCTGGAGTGGTAGCTGTATAACTGAAGCTTGTTGTGTCTGTTGTTCTTGTTCTTGAAAACAGTGATTCACATCTTGCTTTGGGGTcaagttatttgaaaaatactgcacaTGTTGTAAGTCCTGCATTTTGTTTGCTCCAAAGCGTTCAATATTCGCGGCATTCTCCTTCTTCTCAGAAATCAAGTGCACGTTGTTTtggcagggatgctgcagacCAGAATTCGTTTTCTGACTGTAAAGGGGAGCTTTGCTATTCACGCTCTGGACCTGCTCTAGTCCTAGCTGAGGGTTATGCAATGGGAATGCATTTGATTTCATGTACTTACTCCCAGTTTGAAAACATTCATCTGCTTTAAGCTGACCGAAGGCTGTCCTGTCTAGCGGCTGTTCGGTGTTGCTTTGGGAGCGGGTTTGAGGCAGttctttacttttcatttgCAGAGCCTGTTGCTGGTTTGGGGTTAGCTGCGGACTGCGTGACAGTTGTGTCTGCTGTGCCTGTTTTTGAAGCATCTGTTGTAAAATGTGCGAATGCAAGAATTGCTCATTTTCCCCTGGCTGGGGATTCAAGTGCTGCTGTTTCAGTGGGGGCCCTAAAGGCTGTTCGGCTTGTTGTTCTTGCCTTTGCTGGAGATGGAGCTGCTGCGTAGGGTGTTGCTGCACTTGGGACTTGAGTAGGGAATCCATCTTCGTGAGCTGTGGCTGTGGTGAGTGTTTTTGGAACGGCAGCTGCTGGTCAGCTGTGGGAGGCGGCTGTAGCTGGGAGGTCTCACTTTTGTACAGCAGAGGAATTTGTTCCTGTTGCATTATCTTCTGGTTCTGGGGCTGTCCCGATGGCCCCTTTAATGCATCAGGACTTCCAGCATACTGTTTTGTATAGGCTGGTTCGGCTGTATTTGCCTGGAATTGAAGAATTGAGCGTAATAATGCTTCGTTGGGCTTCTGAGGAGGTTCTCTCTGGCGAAACTGAGTGGAGACCAACTCTATCCAGGCTGCTTTTGAGTAATGTGGAGCCTGTTGCACAGACTCTTTCACTtggtccttttctttctcaggagGAATATCGGGTTTGCTCTGTTCTGGGAAATGCTGATAGTGTTGCTGCAACTCACTGTCACTTCCACATACTTGCAAGTTTTGGATGGGAGGCTCTGATGTTGGCATCACTTCTTCTGGGCGCTGCTGAATTGAGGCGGCCGTAGCAGCTTGCGGGTTGCTTTCACTGACATCTTGTTGTGATGCCTGAGGCTGCTGTGGAAGTCTCTGCTGAGGGTGAAGCTGTTGCTGGATGAGGCCGGGACTTCCTGACATTGGTCCCTGCTGTTGCCCTTCATTCTTAATCTCTTTAGGAAGAGTTTCATTGCTTCTATTGTCATAGGAATGGTGTCCTTCTTGCACCGCAACGGATAGTGCACTGTTCATTTctggagcaggaggagcagaggaatCGTTATTAAACATTGAGTTTTGTTTAAACAAAGCAccattattttctgcttgctcaGAAAACCTTTCCAGAGCGGCCTTCTGAGCTTGCAGGTTACTGCTGGAACTAAGAGAGAGGTCTTGGTTGGGAACCTGCCCTATATTTCCATGAACAGCACTGTTTCCTACAGATAACTGGTGTGTATCATAGCCTGGAATCTGCTGCTGTAGCTGTAGTTCTGGTTTCTGAAGTGAATAGCTACCTGGCAATACAGGTGGTTTACTGGAGTCTTCTGCATTATAGACCTCAGTAACCACTACAGCTGGCACTTGAGGCAGCTCAGAGTTTGAGGTCTGTGGGGAAGTGATCTGCCCTGAGGTATGGGATGAATGCGTTGTCTCATAGGACAACTCATTAGTAGCCTGACTGGTAATGGCATTGATATGAGATGTGTTCTTCTGCATTGCTATGGAAACATGTTCTGGATAATATTGAGACAGTGTTTTCTCCAGGAGTTCACCATGCATGCTTTCCATGGAAGAGGCAGAAACTGTAGCACCATTAGGCATTGGCACTGCCTTGTTCTTAAGTAGTAAGACAATGTCCCTGTTGTGACAATGAACGTTTTCCTGCTCCTGCTCATTCTGCACCAGGAGGTCTTGAGGGTTTTCTGAACCAACACTGTTGTATCTTGAAGTCTGTTTCAAATCTGGAGTTTCATCTTCTTGTCCTGTAAAactctcagttttcttctcactgTAACAATTGGAGACACTTGGTTTTTCATAATTATCTTCTGGCTCAGCTTTTTCTCCGTTTACTTCTTTGTCTTGTTTAAATTTCTTGCTCTGATGAAGTCCATACAGAGAAGGCTCACTGAAAGTGCGTTTTATCCCAccattttgcatatatttagaatatactttcttttcctgtaaaagGTCAGGGCTAACTCGGTTATTTGGATTTCCCTTCACGTGGGGCACTCCGTGGTTGCTTTTAATGAATAGCCACTCGTGGTCACCATTTACTTCAACTTCAGGCCTCTCTGTTACTGGACTTCCATTCTGTAGCTTCATTGAAAAAGGCTCTGTCTGGCAAACGTGAGAAGATTGCGGTATTAGAAATGGACTCGATCTATTGCCGTCAACATGGTTGGTTCTGTCCTGTTCCATCTGGCCTGCTCCGGGGCCATCCACAAGGCTACCCTCTGAACgtatctgaaagagaaaagaaatgggatTTTGGGTTTGCTTGATGGACAGCAGATTACTGACAATTCTTGCAGCATTCAAGTGGTTGTCATCCTCACTCGTTTTCACATGCAACGTGAGCTCACAGGCACACCTAAGGGGGTTTCACTTCACTAATGCTATCAGATTTTGCAGCCTCCGTTTATCCCTTTTTCTTGGGCGTTTATTCTTTGGGATGAAAAGAGAGTGTGAAAATAAACTGCAGCTCCATATCCCCATTTAAGACACAAACAGATATTTTACCAAAAAATCTCTCATAATGGTGCAAGAAGTATTCTCTGCTTTTGTGTGATTTGTATAGATAGACTCCTCAGTAAGGCGGAAAGTCATGCAGAAACTGTGGTTCCCAGACTTGGTGCTAATCCTGTTATTTGATTATAGTGTGCCAAACCTCCTTTGTCTGACTTGAAGGATTATTGCCACCAAGCTTGCCaattagaggagaaaaaaccctcttttttttttactcttaagCTGTCTGACAGGGTCTTTTAGAACTGGCATTCCAAAGACCATACAAGTGGCACAATACATACATGTGAGACAAAACTATGCCTGATTGCTGTCCATAGAAATTCTTACAGTTCATCAACATCTTAATAATGTTGATAGAAACAAATTAAGAGATTTCTAAAAGGTTTGATAGAAGtgacatttttcatgtattaattttctttttaaattatggCCACCAAATATGGCCATGGCTTAAATTATGCATATGGATTTTGAACTGAGCCCCACAGCTGTGGAACTAAAACTCGTTCTTCCCTGTTTGGATGGAAAATCCCATTGTCTTGTATAacctttatattttatttataaaatgaaaattttcattgcATAGAAGTACTGACAATGTGCAGTGAACAAATTCCATGTAATGACAATCTAATCCTGTTCACATAGATCTTCCCAAGATTCACAATCCCTGTAAACACAGATAAAGCCATTGTTTGACTCTGCTCGTAATTTATTCTTTGTTGGCTTTGAGATTCTCAAACAGTTACAAATGACACAAGACAGACTGACAGAGGGGGTTACAGATGTGAGATTGCACAGGGAAGGTTTTGGCTCATGCGTGTTTTTGGCAGGAAGGTTTCAGTTTGTACAAGAGGCAAAACGAAGGGTTCTCCATTACCAGGTCATACCTGGTTGAACTACAGAGTCAGCACAATCGCATGGCTCTTACTGCCATTACACAGGAAGAACTACTAGAGTgaaaattttctcctttcacagtTGCTCTGCTTACATATTTAGCctacacaattttttttttttttttttttttttttttactaaaatggTACTAAGGAATATCTCATTTATACAGTTTTAAGTGCAGTACTGCATTACTAAAGTGAGTAATACaattctaaaatgctttttaacGTAAGATTAGTTCATGAGATTCATTACTTCTGTAGAATCCTCACTACTCAAAGCTCTGATTTCAGTATCAGAATATTCAAACATAAATTTTTGACTGGCAAGCACCTCTGGGATGACTTGCACCTATTTTCTC is a window encoding:
- the TET2 gene encoding methylcytosine dioxygenase TET2 isoform X2, whose protein sequence is MSARLRDAAEIRSEGSLVDGPGAGQMEQDRTNHVDGNRSSPFLIPQSSHVCQTEPFSMKLQNGSPVTERPEVEVNGDHEWLFIKSNHGVPHVKGNPNNRVSPDLLQEKKVYSKYMQNGGIKRTFSEPSLYGLHQSKKFKQDKEVNGEKAEPEDNYEKPSVSNCYSEKKTESFTGQEDETPDLKQTSRYNSVGSENPQDLLVQNEQEQENVHCHNRDIVLLLKNKAVPMPNGATVSASSMESMHGELLEKTLSQYYPEHVSIAMQKNTSHINAITSQATNELSYETTHSSHTSGQITSPQTSNSELPQVPAVVVTEVYNAEDSSKPPVLPGSYSLQKPELQLQQQIPGYDTHQLSVGNSAVHGNIGQVPNQDLSLSSSSNLQAQKAALERFSEQAENNGALFKQNSMFNNDSSAPPAPEMNSALSVAVQEGHHSYDNRSNETLPKEIKNEGQQQGPMSGSPGLIQQQLHPQQRLPQQPQASQQDVSESNPQAATAASIQQRPEEVMPTSEPPIQNLQVCGSDSELQQHYQHFPEQSKPDIPPEKEKDQVKESVQQAPHYSKAAWIELVSTQFRQREPPQKPNEALLRSILQFQANTAEPAYTKQYAGSPDALKGPSGQPQNQKIMQQEQIPLLYKSETSQLQPPPTADQQLPFQKHSPQPQLTKMDSLLKSQVQQHPTQQLHLQQRQEQQAEQPLGPPLKQQHLNPQPGENEQFLHSHILQQMLQKQAQQTQLSRSPQLTPNQQQALQMKSKELPQTRSQSNTEQPLDRTAFGQLKADECFQTGSKYMKSNAFPLHNPQLGLEQVQSVNSKAPLYSQKTNSGLQHPCQNNVHLISEKKENAANIERFGANKMQDLQHVQYFSNNLTPKQDVNHCFQEQEQQTQQASVIQLPLQQTQGYSSSLNQDIPSQQATQIPQRYLPHSQQTPLHSQDQRGCHFQSQTHKDFQKHAALRWHLLQKQEQQAYQQPKTEIGPSAVRKPIKIEAGLKSNVCMRPSTGQLENKMWKKTIKQENQHFGCENMQQKSIIETMEQQLKQIQVKSLFDHKTFTIKSPKHVKVETAGPITILSRNTSAAEFDSQTPILDQQANSSAEKTPTKRTAGTVLNNFLDSPSKLLDTPVKNLLDTPAKTQYDFPSCSCVEQIIEKDEGPFYTHLGAGPNVAAIREIMEERFGQKGKAIRIERVVYTGKEGKSSQGCPIAKWVVRRSSQEEKLLCLVRERAGHTCETAVIVILILVWEGIPTSLADKLYSELTDTLRKYGTLTNRRCALNEERTCACQGLDPETCGASFSFGCSWSMYYNGCKFARSKIPRKFKLMGDDPKEEEKLESNLQNLSTLMAPTYKKLAPDAYNNQIEYEHRAPECRLGLKEGRPFSGVTACLDFCAHAHRDLHNMQNGSTLVCTLTREDNREIGQTPEDEQLHVLPLYKVSDVDEFGSAEGQEEKKRNGSIQVLTSFRRKVRMLAEPVKTCRQRKLEAKKAAAEKLSSSENGSSKAEREKAAAARNKQGNSEAAGHAKQLADLLRLSGPATQQQQQHPQRTLPNNPQSNPVNSYSGSGSANLYARLPNPPSAYPGSSYTSDPYGGSSPMNLYTTSSQPTGQNHDRTTPQGGLDKTDVLNPEKAEDPDEVWSDSEQSFLDPEIGGVAVAPSHGSILIECAKRELHATTPLKNPNRNHPTRISLVFYQHKSMNEPKHGLALWEAKMAEKAREKEEECEKYGPDYVPQKSYGKKAKREPAEPHEPSEPTYLRFIKSLAQRTLSVTTDSTVTTSPYAFTRVTGPYNRYI